In Bacteroidota bacterium, the genomic window CAGAACTTTACTCGCAAAATGATAAAAGCGGATTAAGAAAAATTATTAAGCAAACAACATTAATCAATACACTAATATCATTGCCTGTTTTTATTGCTATTATTGCAATTCCAAATTTTTTATTGCATTTATTCGGAGAAGAATTTGAGCTAGGAAAAAGTGCATTAATAATTCTTGGAGTAGGACAGTTTTTTAGTGCATTTTCTGGCTCGGCAATGCATATTTTAAATATGACAGGCAAAGAAAAAACGGGAAGGAATATTATTCTTTTAGCAACAGTTTTAAATATTGCTTTAAACTATTTTTTAATACCGAAATATGGAATAATGGGTGCAGCAATTGCAACAATGACAAGTACAATTATTTGGAAAACACTGGCGGTAATTTATATTTATAAATATCATAAAATACTTACTTATCCTTTTAATTTAAAATTAGGTAATGGCTAAAAAGGCAAATTTTTTTATAATAGGAGCTGCAAAAGGGGGAACAACATCGCTGTTTAAATATCTTGAACAACATCCTGATATTTATTTTAGCCCAATAAAAGAACCTAATTATTTTTCGGATGATATCTTAGTTGAAAAGTTTAGTTCTACCTATAAAAAAAATAATTTTCTTGATACTGATTCATATTTTTCTAAAAATAAATTGGAAGAAATACACTTGTCATTTGTAAGGAAAAAATTGCAATACGAAAGATTATTTAAAAATGTAAAAAGGGAAACTGCAATAGGTGAATGTAGTACTTCATATTTATTTTCAAAGAATGCAGCAACTAATATTTTTACTTATAACCCTAATGCAAAAATTATTGCAATTTTAAGAAATCCTATAGACAGAGCATACTCTCATTACCTTATGGCATTACGTTTTGGATATACAAAACTTCCTTTTAGGGAAGCGGTTGAAAAAGATTTGAACTCAACAAAAAAGGCTTGGGGTATTTCCGAACTTTTTGTTGAACTCGGGCAATATCATTTGCAGTTAAAAAGATATTTTGATGTTTTTCCAAAAAGGAATATTCAAATTTTATTTTTTGAAGACCTGAAAACAGATGAGGAAAAAACAATAAAAAGTATCTTTGATTTCCTTGAGCTTAAAAATTTAAATATTGATACTTCCGAGAGTTTTAATGCACGCAAAGTTCCTAAATTCAAGTTTCTCAATGAATTTTTAACAAAATCGGGAATTAAAAAAATGATTCAGAATATTTTTTCTGATAAATCTTTGACAAAACTCGATAAATATTACTTTTCGAATAATGACATACCGAAAATTAATAAAAAGGATAAAGAATTTTTACTTGACATTTTCAGGGATGATATTCAGAGAACTTCTGAATTGTTAGGTAGGGAGCTTGGTGGGTGGATGAAGTGATGTTTAATACCAAATTAACATCAAAACACCCGATATAAATCATTTCTATTTCCCTTTTTTGTCGTTAAAAATTATTTCCGTAGCTATAGCTTCCGAAACAAGTGCGGAACAAGTTATGCAAAGAATTTTTGCCTAAAAAAAGAAAATTATAATTTAATTTATTTATCAGGCGTTTTGAAATTAAATTGGTATAATTTTCATTACCAATCATTTTTCCACATTTTAGAAGCAACAGGTTTTAATGACCTTGAACTATATTTTGCATTTTTCATTTTATTATATCCTTCTTCCGTTTTACCTTCGGTTTTAAAAAAGAAAAGTTGTGCAATAGGCATTCCCGGATAAACGGTTACTGGCTGAACAACATTAATATCTAAAGTCCATGTATTACAATGTCCGATATTTCCTTTTCCTGATGAGGGATTTACATTTATGCCAAGCCTTGCTACACTTGAAATGCCTTCTAAAAAAGGAAGGTGTTGTAGTGTTTCTGTGTATTCTTCTGTAACTCCCAGATAAATTTTCCCCGGATATAAAGTATAACCGTCAGTAGGGATTGTAATTTCTTCAATCACATTTTCTTCTTTGGAATCAAGAGTGTGAGAGTTGTAAACTGCAAGATAGCGACCTAGATGAATGTCATAAGAATTAGGTCCAAGACATTTTTTATCGAAAGGTTCAATTAAAATGCTCTTTTTTTCAATTTCTTCCAGTATTCTATTTTTTGATAAAATCAAAATATTATTTTTTACCTAATGTTCTCTTAAAACCCAAATTAAATTATAAATCAAAAATACAATTTTTTTTAAAAAAAGATGAATTTGCAAGTCTTTGTTTTACTTTGCTTTGTAAATTATTTTAAAAAAATTTAAAAATTTTGTTTACCTTTCGATGTTTTTTTATACATATACTCATAAATATAGATTTCTTATTATTTTTCTTTTAAATTTGCACTAAAAAATAATTATGGAAAAAAATAAATTTAATGTTTTATTGACAATACTTGGAGTTTTACTTTCAACTATATTTTTATTAAGCTCGTGTAATGATAATGGAGATGAGCCCAATCCTGAACCGACTGGACCGACAGCTTACGAATTTCCAACACCTGCTTATTTTCCTACAAACTTAAATATTCCTGATGATAATCCTACTACTGTGGAGGGTGTTAAATTAGGAAGATATCTTTATTATGATGGAAGGATAGCAGGAAGAACAGATTGTGATTCAATGATTTCTTGTTCTAAATGTCATGTACAAGAAAAAGGATTTGTTTCATCAGATCCTAATGGAAAAGGAATTGGAGTAATGGGATTTGGACCGGGTACAACAGTTATGCCCCATGTTAATTTTCTTTACAGAATTCCAAGTCATTTTGGTTGGAATGGGTCTGTTTCATCAATTGAAGAAGATGCTACAGCAGTATTTTTGTTAGAAAATGAATTTGCTACTACACATGAAAGAGCTATCAAAATGCTTGAAAGTATTGACATCTATCCGCCAATGTTTAAGGCGGCTTTTGGTACAGAAGAAATTACTATTGAAAGAATTTCAAAAGCTATTGCTCAATTTATGAGAACACTAATTTCATATAATTCAAAATTTGATAAATGGTTAAGACATGAAATACCATCTTTATCTCCTGCAGAATCAAGAGGTTTTGAATTTTTAATGTCCGAAAAGGCTGACTGTTTTCATTGTCATGGACAATTTGCACTTTTATCAACTTATGAATTTTCAAATAATGCTAAAGATTCTGTTTTTGTAGGTTTAGATGATAGATTTTCAATAACAGGAGACCCAATGGACAAAGGTGCATTCTTAACTCCTACTTTACGAAATGTTGAACTAAGAAATTCGTTTATGCATGATGGTAGATTTAAAACACTTAGAGAGGTTGTTGATTTTTACAGTGAAGAACTTGTTAATTCACCTTATGTTGACCCTTTAATGGAATGGATTTATTATGGTGGCACTCATCTAACTGAATTAGAAAAAGATGATTTAATAGCTTTTCTTAAAACACTTACTGATTATGAATTTATTAGTAATCCAAATTTTAGTAAACCTGCAGATCTTGATACAGGTTGCAAATAATAATTAAAATTTTTTTAAATTAATTAAATATTTACATTATGAAAAAAATATATCAAATTTTACTAGTGAGCCTTCTTTTTTTAGGGACACTAAGTTTCAATGCTTGTGATGATAATCCTGATCCGGCAGAACCTTATGGAAAAGTTGTTTTCAAGTTTGAACACAAGATTAATGGTGCTGATATTCAGTTTGATAAAATGGTTTATAAAAATGATGCAGGAAACGATTATGAAGTTAGTGAAATTCAGTGGTTTATTTCTGATGTTGTTCTTCATAAAACTAATGGAGACACACAATTGCTCAATGGTTGGACTTTTTATCATTATATTGATACTGATATTCCTTCAACTCAAACATGGGATGTTCCTGACAAAATTGGTATTGGGGAATATAAATCAGTATCATTTATTTTTGGATTTAGAGGAGAAAAAAACGAACCCTATATGTTTGTAAATCATCCTCTTTCTGCGATGTATTGGCCTTCTCATCTTGGTGGTGATGAAGGTGGTTTCCACTACCTAAAACTTAATGGATTTTGGTTGATGGAATCAAATAATTACCGCAGAGGTTATCAGTATCATCTTGGGGTTGGACAAAAACAAGATTCTAACTTAGTAAGAATTAAAGATGCTAACGGCAGTTATATTTTTGTTCAAAATTGGTTTGAAATAACGCTTGACAATTCTTCGTTCACATTAGCTGAAAACGGCAAAAAGCAAATTACTTTAAGAATGAATGTTGAGAATTGGTTTAAAAATCCCAATTCTTATGATTTTGATTATTTTGGTAGTGAAACTATGGAATATCAAAATGCTTTACAAGCAATAAAAGAAAATGGTGTTGACGTTTTTTCTGTTAGTGATATTTCTGACCTTTAAAAAAATAATATTATGAAAAAGTACAAAATTTTATATACAATATTAATTGTAGTATCCTTCTCTATTGTTTTATTTTCAAGCTGTAAAGAAGATCCTCCGGATATTCCTGATAAAGGACCTACAGCTTATAAATTTCCTACACCTAAATTTTTTCCTACAGATTTGAATATTCCTGATGATAATCCTACAACAGTAGAAGGTGTTAAATTAGGAAGATACTTATTTTATGATGGTAGAATGTCTGGCAGAACTGAATGTGATTCACAAATGAGTTGTGCTACATGCCATATTCAAGAAAAAGGATTTGAAGTTGGATTTAATAATCCTGATTTTGTTGATGGACATCCTCACGGAATACCTGATGCTCAATATCCTAATGGGAAACTTACACCTCATTACCCACTTCCGCTTGTAAACCTTGTTTATAATCATAATGGTTACTTATGGAATGGACTTGTAAGTGAAAATAATACAATGCTTGGTTTGGCAGCTTATGGAGTTCCTGCAGAAGAACAATATCATCTCAAAAACATAGAATCTCTTGTTTGGATGGGAATAGTTGCACAACATGAAATGAATGGTTCAATACAACAAACCGTGGATATGATTGCAAGTATTGATATATATCCACCAATGTTTAAAGATGCATTTGGTACCGAAGAAATTACTTATGATAGAATATCAAAAGCCCTTGCACAATATATAAGGACTATTATTTCGTACAGAACAAAGTTTCATAAATGGCTAAGGCATGAGCAAGGTGTTACTCTTGAACCTGATGAAATGAGAGGATTTGAATGGTTAATGTCCGAAAAAGCAGATTGCTTTCATTGTCATGGTCAAACAGCATTACTTACAACAAATGAATTTTATAACAATGCAAAAGATTCTTGTTTTACAGGACCTTGCCAAGATCCAAGAGACAGATACGGTGTTACAAAAGACGAAATGGACAGAGGTGCTTATAAAGCAACATCACTTATAAATTGTGAACTTTACGGACCATATATGCATGACGGTAGGTTTAAAACACTTAGGGAGGTTGTTGATTTTTATAGTGATCATCTTGTTAATTCACCTTATGTTGACCCACTAATGGAATGGATTTATTATGGTGGTACTCATTTAACGGAATTAGAAAAAGATGACCTTATTGCTTTTCTTGGGACTCTCACTGATCATGACTTACTAAATGACCCTCAGTATTCAAAACCTGCTGACTTGGATACGGGTTGTAATTAATAATTTCATATTTTAAATTAAAAACCGCCTTCGGGCGGTTTTTTTATATTCTTATCTTTAAAAGAATAAAGCCTTTTTTCTTCCCAAACCCGGGAATGAGAATTTCATTTGAATTGACTTGTTTGCCGATTTTGGGAATTAAATATCCGTCAAACTGATTTCCGTTTACAAGAATTTTAGTTTCTAGTTTACCATTAGGATTAATTTGGTTTGACATTAAATTCCATTTGTTTTTTTCCAAGTCATTATATAAAACAAGAAGTTTGTCATAAGAATTTCCTATTAAAAAGGAGGAATAATATCCATCATCATTCATTGTAACCTGATCTTTTCTAATTATTTCAAACCAGTCAACATTTCCATCAGGATTTATTGACATAATAAAAACATCGCTGTATCGATAGTAATATTTAACATAACTTAAATTAAAATTATAATAATCATTGTAGTACTCCTTTTGAACATCAAAATATTCGCCCGAAAAAATAATTCCACCATCATTTCTCATTGTAACTTCTCGAGGATAAAAATCTTCAATGTTTCCCTTAGTTTTTTTTCGTCCCATTATATCGGAAATAATTCTATCGGAAAATCTGATGTATCTGAATGTTCTTCTATCATCTAATTTGTTGATGTTTAGGAAAGCAACGCCAATAGATTCTCTTTCTTTTAAATAGGAATAAAATCCGTTAAGAGTGAAAGATTTATTAACTAAATCGTACTTAAATGCAACATTGGTAAACTTGATTGAATCATTAAACAGATTTACAAACTCTCTTTTTTCTTTTTCAAAATCATAATATAAAAAAGAAAGTTGTTTCCTTTTGTTAAGTAATTTTCCAAATTGAGAAGATAAAATTACTCCTACTGATTTTTCGGATAAGTAAATATCCTCTATTTTAAAATCGTTTGCAAAACCGATATTTACTTTTGTGTGGTAGTGTTTTGCGAAATTAACATCTGTTACATAAAAGCCAAATTTAATGTTATCTCCTATAATTTCAGAAGGATAAAAAACTAAAAATTGCTTGGAAGCAATATCCTTTTCTATTCTAAACAAGTGTTCATTTGAACTTTTCACTTTTGTTGATGTAACAAACCTTCTTTTTTTTATAACATTTAAATTGCTGTTAAGTATATCGCAATATAAATTATAGATTTTTTCACCTCTGTCATAAATTGAATAAAAAATGAGTACTTTCCCATCTAAAAGGATTATTTTGTCCACATTGTATTTTTTGTTAAGTTTGAATTCAAACTCATTTCCAATACTCAATTTACGATTGTATCGTTCAATGATAAAAGTTTGTTTGGTTTTTTTGTTGAATCTTACAACATAATAACTGTTGTTGAATGCCCCTAAGATATTGGTGTAAATAATTCTTGATTTAACTTTTTTTGCAACCGACCATGCTAATTCCTGAGAATAACTTTGTGTTGTTGCTCCTATGAAAATAACAATCAGTAATGTTATTATTTTTTTCATTCTTTTCATATAAGGTTTTGTCAATCAATTTTTTTGGCAGGAAAAACTTGCTCACCGCCAATATAGGTTTTAAGTACTTTAGCTTTAAATGTTTTTTCTAAATCCATTGTCATAATATCTTCATTTAAAACAACAAAATCAGCAACTTTTCCAACTTCAATACTTCCTTTTTCATTTTCTTCAAAGCCTGATTTTGCCGCCCAAATTGTCATTGCTTTTAATACTTCTTTGCGAGTTAAAGCATTTTCAGGATAAAAACCGTTTTCGGGAAAAGCTTTTTGGTCTTTGCGAACAGTACCTGCATAAAATCCGAATAAAGGATTTATTGATTCAATCGGGAAGTCGCTTCCATTTGCTAACCAGCCATTTTGCTTAAGTAATTTTTTGTAGGCATAAGCATTCTTTATCCTTTCTTTTCCTAACCTGTCAACTGCCCAATACATGTCGGATGTTGCATGAGTTGTTTGAACTGAGGGAATAATGCTATATCTTTTATACAATGGAAAATCATTTTCATTAACAACTTGTGAATGCTCAATTCTC contains:
- a CDS encoding sulfotransferase; the protein is MAKKANFFIIGAAKGGTTSLFKYLEQHPDIYFSPIKEPNYFSDDILVEKFSSTYKKNNFLDTDSYFSKNKLEEIHLSFVRKKLQYERLFKNVKRETAIGECSTSYLFSKNAATNIFTYNPNAKIIAILRNPIDRAYSHYLMALRFGYTKLPFREAVEKDLNSTKKAWGISELFVELGQYHLQLKRYFDVFPKRNIQILFFEDLKTDEEKTIKSIFDFLELKNLNIDTSESFNARKVPKFKFLNEFLTKSGIKKMIQNIFSDKSLTKLDKYYFSNNDIPKINKKDKEFLLDIFRDDIQRTSELLGRELGGWMK
- a CDS encoding dCTP deaminase, giving the protein MILSKNRILEEIEKKSILIEPFDKKCLGPNSYDIHLGRYLAVYNSHTLDSKEENVIEEITIPTDGYTLYPGKIYLGVTEEYTETLQHLPFLEGISSVARLGINVNPSSGKGNIGHCNTWTLDINVVQPVTVYPGMPIAQLFFFKTEGKTEEGYNKMKNAKYSSRSLKPVASKMWKNDW
- a CDS encoding cytochrome c peroxidase produces the protein MEKNKFNVLLTILGVLLSTIFLLSSCNDNGDEPNPEPTGPTAYEFPTPAYFPTNLNIPDDNPTTVEGVKLGRYLYYDGRIAGRTDCDSMISCSKCHVQEKGFVSSDPNGKGIGVMGFGPGTTVMPHVNFLYRIPSHFGWNGSVSSIEEDATAVFLLENEFATTHERAIKMLESIDIYPPMFKAAFGTEEITIERISKAIAQFMRTLISYNSKFDKWLRHEIPSLSPAESRGFEFLMSEKADCFHCHGQFALLSTYEFSNNAKDSVFVGLDDRFSITGDPMDKGAFLTPTLRNVELRNSFMHDGRFKTLREVVDFYSEELVNSPYVDPLMEWIYYGGTHLTELEKDDLIAFLKTLTDYEFISNPNFSKPADLDTGCK
- a CDS encoding MbnP family protein, whose product is MKKIYQILLVSLLFLGTLSFNACDDNPDPAEPYGKVVFKFEHKINGADIQFDKMVYKNDAGNDYEVSEIQWFISDVVLHKTNGDTQLLNGWTFYHYIDTDIPSTQTWDVPDKIGIGEYKSVSFIFGFRGEKNEPYMFVNHPLSAMYWPSHLGGDEGGFHYLKLNGFWLMESNNYRRGYQYHLGVGQKQDSNLVRIKDANGSYIFVQNWFEITLDNSSFTLAENGKKQITLRMNVENWFKNPNSYDFDYFGSETMEYQNALQAIKENGVDVFSVSDISDL
- a CDS encoding cytochrome c peroxidase, coding for MKKYKILYTILIVVSFSIVLFSSCKEDPPDIPDKGPTAYKFPTPKFFPTDLNIPDDNPTTVEGVKLGRYLFYDGRMSGRTECDSQMSCATCHIQEKGFEVGFNNPDFVDGHPHGIPDAQYPNGKLTPHYPLPLVNLVYNHNGYLWNGLVSENNTMLGLAAYGVPAEEQYHLKNIESLVWMGIVAQHEMNGSIQQTVDMIASIDIYPPMFKDAFGTEEITYDRISKALAQYIRTIISYRTKFHKWLRHEQGVTLEPDEMRGFEWLMSEKADCFHCHGQTALLTTNEFYNNAKDSCFTGPCQDPRDRYGVTKDEMDRGAYKATSLINCELYGPYMHDGRFKTLREVVDFYSDHLVNSPYVDPLMEWIYYGGTHLTELEKDDLIAFLGTLTDHDLLNDPQYSKPADLDTGCN